The Deltaproteobacteria bacterium genome window below encodes:
- a CDS encoding GNAT family N-acetyltransferase, with protein MISDFNLDQVHFRILNSSDSIVEINALLKAAYKPLADAGMRYAASHEDVDATLRNIKDGECHLGLFAQKIVSCAVLRIPNQVEKSGWKSKGPNWYKSPGTTTFGRFAVSPALQSMGLGAKMMDVLECRARELGFTELALDTSEHANHLIKMYERRAYRFIEFHQWEITNYRSVVMSKAL; from the coding sequence ATGATAAGTGATTTCAATCTCGATCAAGTTCATTTTCGAATCTTAAATTCAAGCGATAGCATTGTTGAGATTAATGCTTTATTGAAGGCGGCATATAAGCCACTCGCAGATGCAGGAATGCGATACGCGGCCTCTCATGAAGATGTGGATGCAACCCTTAGGAACATTAAAGACGGCGAATGTCATCTTGGACTATTTGCTCAGAAAATTGTCTCATGTGCAGTGCTGCGAATTCCCAACCAGGTTGAAAAGAGCGGGTGGAAATCCAAAGGTCCCAATTGGTATAAATCACCAGGAACGACTACCTTCGGACGTTTCGCGGTATCACCTGCATTGCAGAGCATGGGCCTTGGAGCAAAAATGATGGATGTCTTGGAATGCCGTGCTAGAGAGTTGGGTTTTACAGAGCTAGCACTTGATACATCGGAGCACGCAAATCATCTAATAAAGATGTATGAACGAAGAGCCTATCGATTTATTGAATTCCATCAATGGGAAATTACTAACTATCGAAGTGTAGTCATGAGCAAAGCACTTTAG
- a CDS encoding FMN-binding negative transcriptional regulator produces the protein MYVPSFYREQRTTLIYELILEVGFATVLTEGNTDLISHLPVQLLFDDVGRPELLTHCARANPHWRELKKSRRAKAIFNGPHAYISPSWYPPAKDNVPTWNYAVVHSKGNVEIIEDPSGITDCMAKFVNHFEKVNKTGWELPLEERAIGELMKGIVVFKIKDIEFEAKFKLSQKQDPSTRDKVIQKLEAKSDSLSLVNYMKKAFAND, from the coding sequence ATGTACGTACCTAGTTTTTATCGCGAACAGAGAACAACTTTAATTTATGAGCTCATCTTGGAAGTTGGATTTGCGACGGTACTTACTGAAGGTAACACGGATCTGATAAGCCACCTTCCTGTGCAGTTGTTATTTGATGATGTGGGCCGCCCAGAGCTGCTGACCCACTGTGCTCGCGCCAATCCTCATTGGCGCGAGCTGAAAAAGAGTAGGCGTGCTAAAGCGATATTCAATGGTCCTCATGCTTACATTTCACCTTCTTGGTATCCGCCAGCCAAAGACAACGTACCAACTTGGAATTATGCCGTGGTACACTCAAAAGGAAATGTCGAAATAATTGAAGATCCTAGTGGCATCACTGATTGTATGGCAAAGTTTGTCAATCATTTCGAAAAGGTTAATAAAACTGGATGGGAATTGCCCTTAGAAGAACGTGCGATCGGCGAGCTAATGAAGGGCATCGTAGTTTTTAAAATCAAGGATATAGAATTCGAAGCAAAGTTTAAACTTAGTCAAAAACAAGATCCATCCACCCGGGACAAGGTCATTCAAAAACTAGAAGCGAAATCTGATTCTTTGAGCCTTGTGAACTATATGAAGAAGGCTTTTGCAAATGATTAA
- a CDS encoding GNAT family N-acetyltransferase: MVNKLPPEFRFVELSNSDFQKYWSDWGPKIFDDESTNLDTRKILSDEEKLHLKNLSVHTANLIRLNLGIFRGEEFCGWFTGGQQDYETFYMRNSAILPDFRGQGLYTALMYEVLERARKMGFQIVSSRHTTTNNLIIVPKLKAGFVISAIEVSERFGTLVHLKYFFNQTRKKVMVFRAGDLKPDTQLRNALGIE; encoded by the coding sequence ATGGTCAATAAACTGCCACCTGAGTTTAGATTTGTCGAGCTATCGAATTCCGACTTTCAAAAGTACTGGTCTGATTGGGGCCCGAAAATATTTGATGATGAAAGCACAAATTTAGACACTCGAAAGATTCTTTCTGACGAAGAAAAGTTGCACCTTAAGAATCTGTCAGTTCATACCGCCAATCTGATCCGACTAAACTTGGGAATTTTTCGTGGTGAGGAGTTTTGCGGTTGGTTCACAGGTGGCCAGCAAGACTATGAAACATTCTATATGAGAAATAGTGCTATCTTGCCTGACTTTCGAGGCCAGGGGCTCTACACAGCACTCATGTACGAAGTTCTAGAGCGGGCACGAAAAATGGGATTTCAGATAGTTTCGTCTCGCCATACGACGACCAACAATTTAATTATTGTGCCGAAGCTTAAAGCGGGTTTTGTAATTAGCGCAATTGAAGTGTCAGAACGATTCGGAACACTTGTTCATCTCAAGTACTTCTTTAATCAGACAAGAAAGAAAGTGATGGTATTTCGCGCAGGAGATCTGAAACCAGATACTCAGCTTAGGAATGCGTTGGGGATTGAGTGA